The Desulfomicrobium escambiense DSM 10707 genome segment GCGCCGGCTACTCCGTGGTCCGGGAACTGGTCGGGCACGGGGTCGGGCACGCCTTCCACGAGCCGCCGCAGGTCAACCACACGGGCCGGCCAGGCCTGGGTATCGTCCTGGTGCCGGGCATGGTCTTCACCATCGAGCCCATGATCAACCAAGGCGGGATGGGCGTGAAGCGCCTGGACGACGAATGGACCGTGGTCACGGCCGACGGCAGCCTGTCGGCGCAGTTCGAGCAGACGGTCCTGGTCACGGAGAAGGGCGTGCGCAGCCTGACGCCGTATCCTCTGGAGAAGGCGGCTACGGCGTAATCGTTCCGGCTTCGGTGGCCGCGCATCCGGACCGATTCTGGCATCGGGCGCATGTCGCCGGGCCGGAGTTCAGGTCGGTGCGACTCTGCCGCGTTATCCCCGCGAAGGCGGGAATGACGCAGTGAGGGGGCGGTCTGCCCGGGAATTGGCAAATGCTGCCCTGCAAGCCAAAAACGGGTTGCCCGGAACGAAATTTTCTCGACCTTTCCGGCAGTCTTCGCGGCATCCGCAAAAAGCCCGCCCCTGTGCATTCAGGGAGCGGGCTTCGCTTTTTGCGACGGGCTTGCCGAACAGTCGTGTTGTCCGGCCGGTCCGTCATCATGCCGTCATCGGTTCGTCATTCGTCGCGGCGGCTGACCTGCACGGCGTCATGGCCGCATTCGACGATGCATGACCCTCCCTGGTGGCGTGCCGCGATGAGCGTCGCGCCGTTGCCGGCGTTGCAGGCGGAGCGGGCGTCGACGATGCGGTCTGCTGCGTCGCGGCAGGCCGCGCCCAGCAGGGCGTTGAGGTCTCGCATGCCGTGCGCGGCATCCCACAGGAACGCCCTGGTGCCGTAGGTGTTCCGGCTGACGCCGACCACCTGCCCGCGCTCGGTGATGGACAGGGCCCTGCTCGCGGTGTCGCCCTGCAGGACGCCCAGGTCCCTCATGCCGCTGGCGGGATCCCACAGGAACGCCCTGGAGCCTGCCTTGACCTGGCAGACGCCGACAACCTGGCCCCCGGCGTTGATGGCGTAGGCCATGCTGTCGGTGTCACCGGGCAGGACACCCAGGTCGGTCATCCCTGCGTCCGGATCCCAGAGGAAGGCTCGGTTGCCGGACGATGTGGCGCAAAATCCCACCACCTGACCTTTATCGTTGAGGCCGTAAGCCTTGCTGCCTTTCCCGCCTGGCAGGACGCCCAGGTCCGTCATGGCGCCGGACGTATCCCACAGGACGGCGCGCGGTCCGGCCGGCGTCGTGCTGAACCCGGCGGCCTGCCCCCTGTCGTTCACGGCGTAGGCGATGCTGCGGTCGCCGCCGGGGAGGGTGCCCAGGTCTGTTATCCCGTGTCCGGCAGCCCACAGGAAGGCGCGTTCCGACCCGCTGCCGACGCTGACGCCGACAACCTGGCCCTGGTTGTTCACGGCGTAGGCCGTGCTTTCGGCGTGCCCGGGTAGAACGCCCAGGCGCGTCATGCCTTTTGTGCCATCCCACAGAAAGGCGCGCGTTCCTTCCGCGGTGGAACTGAACCCCGCAACCTGGCCGTTGCCGTTCACGCCGTAGGCGAAACAGCACGACCCGCCGGGTGCATTGAGGTTTTTGACAGAGGTCGGCCCTTCCGCCTGCGTCTGGCAGACCAGGCCGACGAGGGAGATCATGGTGACCGCGATGCCGTAAAGAAGCTTTTTCATACGGGTCTCCTCCTTGGATCAGGTTCAACGCTTCCGCGCTGCGATCAATCCGGCAAGGTTGCGCCCGACGATGTCAGGGCCGTTCGGCAACCGGGCCCGCATCGGCCGCGGCGGTCGCCCACGCCATTTTCTGCCGCATGGGGAAGTACGCCTGCCTGCCTTCATGCTGCAGAATGATCTGCGTGACCTGGGACCCGTCGGACATGAAGGTCACGGTTCCCTGGACCGGTGCGGCGGATCCGGGAGGCGCCCCGTAGACGTAGACGAACTTGTTGAACCGATACAACGGGCAGTGCAGGCCGAGGCAGTCGGCGTGCAGCACGAGTTGCCCTCCCCGTTTTCGTGCGTCTTCGATGAAAACGCACTTGCCCGGACCCAGACTGTAGGCTCCGGCGAAATTGTCCTCCGTGAATTCCTGGTCGTCCACGCCGGGGATGCAGCGTGTCTCGGCGCCATCCTTGAACTGCGCAGGGCTCAGGTCTGCGGCCAGGGCGGCGCAAGAAATGAAAAGCAGCAGAAAGGTCAGTATAAGCTTTGTCATGATACAACTCCTTGTCGTATCGGAATTTCCGATACATGCGGGCATGTCGCCGTACGTTTGTGATGATGGTTTGGCGTGTCGCCGGTTGCCGTTACATGCTGTTCCTGATGCGCCATCCCGAACGTTTCGCCGGCCTTCGCGGCTTGGCCCATGCGGTGGATGTCTGATCGGGATGGGCCGATGAGCGTGAGACGCGTTTCATTTTTCACCTCCTGTGCCCAAGGTTTGTGACAGTGCCGGGTTTACCGTGCGAATCTATCGTGGGGGGCAAGGCGGTTTGTCCGCTTCGCGCGGCAAGCGCGTTCCCCTCGGAAGACGAGTCTGTCGACGGTGCCCGGCGGAATATTGTGCCGGTGAGTTCGCCACTTCAATCGATCAAGGTCGCATCGTCGTTTTCGGTGCGGGCGGAATGGTATCGGTCAGAGTGAGGACGCGGGCGGAGACGGGCGCGTTGAGGATATGAGGTCGAGGGCCAGGAATGCGGCATGCCAGGGACGTGTGCGATTGCGCGGTTAGGTTGATCACGTCGGAAGGAGTTGTCTGGACGATTATGTCAGAGATACTATGTTGATTCCGCTTTATTATGCTTTATTTGTCACAATTCGTGCATTTGAGTATCGCGTGTCTTATATTTATATTTTGATTAATTTTATCACATTTTTTGTACGATGCAATAGGTAATAATTTTTTTTTAGAGTCATACATCAACGACATACATTAAATAAAATTTTTGTACAACAGTGCAAATATGTATAAATATTTGCATGTCATACATGTATGACAAATCGCATAAATAGAATTATAAAGTAGATCGAATGGAGAAATTGAGAAAAAATTTTTAAACAGGTGCGGGGTGCGTCAGATTTGGTGCGCGAAGAGATCTGTGGTGTAGAGCGGTTGATCGGCCTGGTTGTCGACCTCTGGGCAACGAGGGATGGGTGCGCTGTCGGGCCGTGGAAGCGGAAAGGCCCGCCCCGTGATGCGGGGGCGGGCCTTATTGGAAGAAGTGGCCGGGAAGCCGTCTTCCCGGCCTTCCGATGGAGGAGGGCCCTTAGGCCTTGCTTCTGGATCTCGAGCCGAACAGCTTGGCGAACATGGCCTTGCGGTCCAAAAGGCCGGGTATCTCCGCGTCGGCCACCGCGTAAGGGTGGTACGACTTGGGGTCTGCCTGGTACAGATAGATGACCCTGGTGGACTCGGCGTCGCCCAACACCGCGTCCGGGTATTTCTTCTGCACTTCGGCCAGCCTTTTTTCGGCCAGGGCCAGCATTTCGTCCCGATCTCCGAAGTTCATGGTTCCGGTGGGGCATGACTGCACGCAGGCGGGCTTCAGGCCGTTCTGCACGCGGTCAAGGCACATGGTGCACTTGGTCATGACCTTGGTTTCCGCGTTCTGGCGCGGGATGTTGTAGGGGCAGGCCTCGCGGATTTCGTCGAAGTCCGGGAGATCCTTGGTTCTTTCCGTGAAGATGACGGCGCCGGTGGCCTCGTCATGGATGATGGCCTTGTCGTCGTAGGCGTCGGCGGTCATCTTGCACGGGGGTTCGGTGCAGTGCCGGCACTGTTCGGGGAAGAACAGCCAAGCGGCCATGAAGCCCTTGTCGTCGGCCACTTCCTTCATGTGCACGGTCTTGTAGGTGATGGCCGAGACGTCCATGGGGTTCTGATGGGACCCGTGGTTTCTGGTTTCCTCGGCCGGGAGTTTGTTCCACTGCTTGCAGGCTATCTGGCAGCCGCGGCAGGCCGTACATTTGGTCAGATCGACGAAGAATGATTTTCCTGACATATCGACTCCTTACGCTTTCTTCACGTTGACCATGAAGGCCTTGCTTTCCGGGATGCCGGTGTTCGGGTCGCCGACAGCCGGGGTGAGCAGGTTGGCGGCGTCTCCGCCGTCCTTGGGCCAGACCCAGCCGAAGTGCCAGGGAATGCCGACCACGTGGACCGGGTTGCCCATGACTTCGAAGGGCTTGAAGCGCTTGGTCACGATGGCGATGGCCCAGAGCTGGCCGCGCGGGTTCTCCAGGATAACCTTTTCGCCGTTCTTGATGCCTTTGAGTTCGGCCAGTTCTTCGCTCATTTCGCAGAACATCTGCGGCTGGGCTTCCGTCAGCCAGGGCAGCCAGCGGGTCAGAACGCCCGTCTGCCAGTGCTCGGTGACGCGGTAGGTCGTGCACACGAACGGGAAGCGCGGGTCGCAGGTCGTGCGCTTGTGGGCCTCGTCGGCGAACATCATGGCCGTCGGGTTGTTGAGCGTCTTGGAGAAGGGATGCTCGGTGACCGGGCACTCCAGCGGCTCGTAGTATTCGGGGAAGGGACCGTCGTTCAGGCCGGGGCCGTACAGGGCGCCCATGCCGTGCTGCTGCATGATGAACGGGTGTTTGGCGCCGGCGTCGCCGCCACCGTCGACCACGTCGATCAGCCACTTCTTGTTGGCCGCGTCCCAGGCCAGGACGGGCTTGTTCGGCGCCCAGGGCTTTCCGGTGAGGTCAACGGAGGCCCTGTTGTAGATGATGCGGCGGTTGACCGGCCAGGACCAGGTCCAGTTCGGGAAGAGGCCGATCTTTTCCTGTTCGGGGGTCTGGGTCTTGTCGCGGCGGGCGGCCATGTTGCCCTTGTCCGTGTAGGAGCCGGCGTAGATCCAGTTGCCGGAGCAGGTCGAGCCGTCGGCCTGCATGACCAGGAAGCTCGGCAGCTGGCTGCCGGCCTTGTACACGGTTTCCTTGCCGTCGGCGCCCTTGATGGTCGTATCCTTCAGGAAGTAACCGTTGATGAGCTTGGCCGTCTTGTGCGGGTCGAAGGCGTGCCCGTCGCCCCAGTCGTCGACGTTGAGGCCGAGGATCGGGTCGGGGAAGGCGCCCTTGTCCTTCTTGTAGAGTTCGCGGATCTTCAGCGCCAGTTCATAGATGATGTCGCCGTCCGGCTTCGTGCTGCCCATGGGCTTCGGGCCGGCGTAGCGCCACTGCATCCAGCGGCCGGAGTTGGAGATGGAGCCTTCCTTTTCCACCGACACGCAGCAGGGCAGGAAGAAGACTTCGGTCTTGATCTTCTTGGGATCGACGCCCGGGCCCTTCCAGAAGGAGCCGGTCTCGTTCTCGAAGATGTTGACGTTGACCATCCAGTCCAGCTTGGACAGGGCTTCGCGGGTCTTGTTGGAGTCCGCGCCGCTGGCGGCCGGGTTCATGCCCCAGGCGAAGAAGCCCTTGAATTGTCCCTTGAGCATCTTGTCGAAGAGGACCAGCCAGGAAGCGTTCTGGCCTTCATCCAGCTTGGGCAGCCATTCGTAGGCCTTGGCTGGCTCGGCATCCTTGTAGAGGGACTTGAGCAGGCTGGTCATGTACTTGGGCTGGTGCTGCTTCCAGTTGACGCTCTTGGGGTCCTTGCTGACCGGGCTGATGCCCTTCAGGTAGTCGTCGTAGACAGCCTGGTTGGCTCTGGGGGTCGGCAGGTAGCCGGGGATGATGTGGAAGAGCAGGGCCTGGTCCGTGGATCCCTGGACGTTGGATTCGCCGCGCAGGGCGTTCACTCCGCCGCCGGCCACGCCCATGTTGCCCAGCAGCAGCTGGATCATGCTCATGGCGCGGATGTTCTGCACGCCGACGGTGTGCTGGGTCCAGCCCATGGCGTAGAGAATCGTGCCTGCCTTGTCGGGCTTGCCCGTGGCCGTGTAGGTCTTGTACAGGGCAAGCAGCTTGTCTTCAGGCGTGCCGGAGATCGAGGACACCTTCTTGGTGTCGTAGCGGTCGTAGTGGGCCTTCAGGAGCTGGTACACGCAGCGGGGGTCCTTCAGGGTCATGTCCCGCTTGGGGACGCCGTTCTCGTCCATCTCGAAAGCCCAGGACTTCTTGTCGTACTTGCGTCCGGCCTCGTCAAAGCCGGAGAACAGGCCATCCTTGAAGCTAAAATCTTTGCCGACGATGAAAGAGGCGTTGGTGTACTCGAGGACGTACTCCTTCTGGATCAGGTCATTGTCCAGAATGTACTTGATCATGCCGCCCAGGACACCGATGTCGGAGCCGGAGCGCAGGGGAACGTACAGGTCCGCCTTGGAGGAGGTGCGGGTGTAGCGCGGGTCGACATGGATGACGGTTCCTCCCGCCTCCTGCGCCCTGGTCACCCACTTCCAGCAGATGGGATGGTTTTCGGCAGCGTTGCTGCCCATTACTAAAATGCAATCACTGTTCTTGAAATCGATCCAGTGGTTGGTCATCGCGCCGCGTCCGAACGACTCTGCCAGAGCCGCAACAGTTGCGCTGTGTCAAATACGTGCTTGGTGCTCTATGTATGTTAGCCCCAGACTGCGGAGAAATGCCTGGTAGATCCAGCACTCCTCGTTGTCCATGGCGGCCGAGCCGACGGAGGCCAGGCCTTCGGTGCGGTTGACGACTTGGTCCTTGGCGTTCTTGACGGCAAAGGACTCGTCGCGGACCTTTTTGACGCGTTTGGCGATTTCCGTGATGGCCCAATCCCAGCTCTTCTCTTCCCACTTGTCGCTGCCGGGGGCGCGGTACTGGACCTTGGTGATGCGTTTGGGGTTTTCCGCCAGTTGGAAGTGGGCGGCGCCCTTGGCGCACAGTGCGCCTTCGCTGATGGGATGGTCGGGGTCGCCTTCGATGTTGATGGCGCGTCCCGTCTTTTCGTCGGTGGTGACGATGAGACCGCAGCCTACCGAGCAGTAGCAGCAGACCGAGGTGGTTTCCTTGCCTTTGCGCAGATTCATGAGCTGCGCGTGGGCCTTGGTCGGCGCCAGGTCAAACCCCAGGCCTCCGAAGGCCGTGACCGCGGTGGCCGCGGCAGTGAGTTTGACGAATTCTCTTCTTCCCAGTTTCATGCAGTTCCTCCTGACAATGTTTCTGGTGTTACCTGCCACGAATTTCACGGCCAAGGCTTATCAAAAGCCGGCGGCCGGACGGGAACGGCGTATCGAGGGGCGGGGCGACTGCGGGCTTCTTCACGGAGCCCACGGTTCTCACCACCGTCCTGGCGGTCAGGACCGCCTGGAGGTTGAAGCCCAGACCCGAGAAGGGCAGCATGTCCCTGGTGGGGAACTGCCCGTAATTTCTCGCTCCGGATGGACAACCTATCCAACCTATCGATACGGTTTCCGATTTTTCCATAATTGAGACTATGAAGGAAAACCCGAATAAGTTGCAAGAAGATGCTTATTCCTCAAAGTCCGGCACCATGGCGCAGAGGTACTCGGCCAGGATAGGGAAAATGTCCTCGTTCTTGTGGTTGTAGCGGAATTCCAGCTCTTTGATGTAGAGCGGGAAGTTTCTGGGCGAGATGCCCTTGAGGCGGCGGAACCACTCCTTGGAGAAGGACCAGAAGCCCTTGGACGAGTCGATGTGGAGGCCCTTGTCGGCATGGCGGATGTTGTAGATGGAGGACAGCTGGCTGCCGCCCGTGAGCAGGGCTGCGTACTGCTTGAAACGGTCGGTGTAGATGATCTTGCCCAGGCTCGCGGTCTTGAGGTGGAAGTTCATCTTGAAGTGGACGATGCTGTCACCGTCGAGCTCGGGGATGAGGTCGGCGAAGACATGGGTACCGCGCTCGACGATGCCGAAGACGGGCATGCGCCCGCCCCTGGTGCTCATGTCCAGATGGAACTTGCCCGACTTGGAGAAGCCCAGCCCCTCGATGGAGCGGATGATGAGGCGCGCGTCCAGGGAATGGGCCAGGATGGCCATGCGCAGGGTCGTCACGGCCTTGTAGGCCGTGTTGTAGGTGACGCCCAGCTGTTCGGCCATGCGCCCCGTTGGGACCTCAAGCTCGAAAAGCTTGATCAGCCTGAGCCACTGCCTGGGGGAGAGGTTTCCGTTGTTCAGGAAACGCTGGCTGAAGTCGTGAAAGGTATAGGCGCAGCGCGCGCAGCGACGTCTGCCGCCCTGCAGGGTGTACAATTTTCGGCTGC includes the following:
- the fdnG gene encoding formate dehydrogenase-N subunit alpha, with the translated sequence MKLGRREFVKLTAAATAVTAFGGLGFDLAPTKAHAQLMNLRKGKETTSVCCYCSVGCGLIVTTDEKTGRAINIEGDPDHPISEGALCAKGAAHFQLAENPKRITKVQYRAPGSDKWEEKSWDWAITEIAKRVKKVRDESFAVKNAKDQVVNRTEGLASVGSAAMDNEECWIYQAFLRSLGLTYIEHQARIUHSATVAALAESFGRGAMTNHWIDFKNSDCILVMGSNAAENHPICWKWVTRAQEAGGTVIHVDPRYTRTSSKADLYVPLRSGSDIGVLGGMIKYILDNDLIQKEYVLEYTNASFIVGKDFSFKDGLFSGFDEAGRKYDKKSWAFEMDENGVPKRDMTLKDPRCVYQLLKAHYDRYDTKKVSSISGTPEDKLLALYKTYTATGKPDKAGTILYAMGWTQHTVGVQNIRAMSMIQLLLGNMGVAGGGVNALRGESNVQGSTDQALLFHIIPGYLPTPRANQAVYDDYLKGISPVSKDPKSVNWKQHQPKYMTSLLKSLYKDAEPAKAYEWLPKLDEGQNASWLVLFDKMLKGQFKGFFAWGMNPAASGADSNKTREALSKLDWMVNVNIFENETGSFWKGPGVDPKKIKTEVFFLPCCVSVEKEGSISNSGRWMQWRYAGPKPMGSTKPDGDIIYELALKIRELYKKDKGAFPDPILGLNVDDWGDGHAFDPHKTAKLINGYFLKDTTIKGADGKETVYKAGSQLPSFLVMQADGSTCSGNWIYAGSYTDKGNMAARRDKTQTPEQEKIGLFPNWTWSWPVNRRIIYNRASVDLTGKPWAPNKPVLAWDAANKKWLIDVVDGGGDAGAKHPFIMQQHGMGALYGPGLNDGPFPEYYEPLECPVTEHPFSKTLNNPTAMMFADEAHKRTTCDPRFPFVCTTYRVTEHWQTGVLTRWLPWLTEAQPQMFCEMSEELAELKGIKNGEKVILENPRGQLWAIAIVTKRFKPFEVMGNPVHVVGIPWHFGWVWPKDGGDAANLLTPAVGDPNTGIPESKAFMVNVKKA
- a CDS encoding transposase, coding for MDFQTFENLIKNENSARKYLLQFCWKNHQRICPKCRSRKLYTLQGGRRRCARCAYTFHDFSQRFLNNGNLSPRQWLRLIKLFELEVPTGRMAEQLGVTYNTAYKAVTTLRMAILAHSLDARLIIRSIEGLGFSKSGKFHLDMSTRGGRMPVFGIVERGTHVFADLIPELDGDSIVHFKMNFHLKTASLGKIIYTDRFKQYAALLTGGSQLSSIYNIRHADKGLHIDSSKGFWSFSKEWFRRLKGISPRNFPLYIKELEFRYNHKNEDIFPILAEYLCAMVPDFEE
- a CDS encoding 4Fe-4S dicluster domain-containing protein, with product MSGKSFFVDLTKCTACRGCQIACKQWNKLPAEETRNHGSHQNPMDVSAITYKTVHMKEVADDKGFMAAWLFFPEQCRHCTEPPCKMTADAYDDKAIIHDEATGAVIFTERTKDLPDFDEIREACPYNIPRQNAETKVMTKCTMCLDRVQNGLKPACVQSCPTGTMNFGDRDEMLALAEKRLAEVQKKYPDAVLGDAESTRVIYLYQADPKSYHPYAVADAEIPGLLDRKAMFAKLFGSRSRSKA